One Nostoc sp. CENA543 genomic window, AACGCACAACTCTTGGGAAGCCAAAGCTGATATCAACCGCAGACGATTGGGATCTGCAAGTATGCCAAAAATTTCTGCCATCTGTTGTGCCTGATCTGAAGACAAGATTTGTGTTTGGATTAACCGCACATTATCCAGATGTACCAAATGCGTGTCACACTTCGGCAGGTCGGCATTTTGAACCAATTCCAACTCTTTTTTACTCTGTTGCTTGTTCATCAGGCTGCTTTCCAATAATGGTTATTACTCTCAATCTTAACTAAAATTAAAACATTGTACACTTGAATAAATGTTCATATGTTGTATTAAAATACTTGTAAAAGACCGACACTAATATCCACTGGCGACGATGAAAGATTGTTGCTGCAAGTGCGTAAGTCACATGGTAATTAACTTTGTCACCTGCAAATTGCTATGACTCAAACTCCTTCCCTGAAAACCCAGATTCTCCAAGTGAACGGTATGGATTGTGGTAGTTGTGCCAAGACGATAGAAGTTGGTTTGCAACAATTACGCGGTGTTACGGAAGCATCAGTTAGCTTCGCTACAGGCAAAGTCAGGATATCCTACAATCCAGAGGATTTGGGTTTAAAAACTATTTACGATCGCATTCAGGCTTTAGGTTACACAGTAGAACAAAGTGCTGAGGTAGAGTCAGAGCAGAAAACTTATTCTTGTGGTTGTAGTCACGATCATGCTCATCACAGCGATAGTCATTCACTGGTGGAAATAGCTGATACTCAATCGCTACAACATAACTGTGATCATGACCATGACCACCATCAGCATCAAGATGCAGTTTCAACTACTCCACAGCAATCTGATCCCACAAACTGGAAATTTTGGATTACTAACCGCCGGGGACAGGGTGTCATTCTTACAGGTGTGGGGTTAGCGTTGGGTTTACTGGCGCAATATTTAGCCTTACCTATTTGGATAGCACGAGCTTTTTATGGCGTTGGTATAGTGATTGCAGGCTATCCCATTGCACGGATTGGTTTCTTGGAATTGCGCTTGCGCCGGGCTGATATGAATTTGCTCATGACTATTTCAGTCATCGGTGCATTGATTTTAGGTGACTGGTTTGAAGGGGCGTTAGTTGTCTTTTTGTTCTCTTTGGGTACAACATTGCAAGTCTTGACCTTTGGTCGCACCCGCAACGCAATTCGCGCCCTCATGGATTTAACTCCACCCACAGCTACCGTCAAACGAGGGAATCAAGAAGTGACAGTTCCCGTGGAAAATGTTCAAGTTGGGGAAATTTTGACAGTTAGACCAGGTGGACGCGTAGCGTTAGACGGCATAGTTGTTTCTGGTAGCAGTGCTATTGACCAGTCTCCAATTACGGGAGAATCAATCCCAGAAGATAAAGAAGCAGGCGACACTGTTTTTGCTGGGACGTTAAATCAATCAGGCTTTTTGGAAATCAAGGTTACACATACTGTAAAGGATACGACTGTAGCTAAAATTATCCATTTAGTAGAAACAGCCCAAGGTAGTCGCGCACCTTCTCAGCAGTGGGTAGATAAGTTTGCTGGAGTGTACACCCCGATTGTGATTGTGATTGCGATCGCGATCGCGCTCATTCCGCCTTTGGTATTTGCTCAACCTGGGAATGTCTGGTTTTATCGAGCCTTAGTCATGCTAGTCATTGCTTGTCCCTGTGCTTTAGTCATTTCTACCCCAGTTTCCATTGTGAGTGCGATCGGTGCAGCAACTCGTCAAGGAGTGTTATTTAAAGGAGGTAACGCACTAGAAACAGCCGGACATCTGACTACTCTGGCTTTTGATAAGACAGGTACAATTACCCAAGGGCTACCGATTGTACAAAAGATTTATAGTCTGGGAAATCACAGTACCCATCAAGTGTTACAAATTGCCGCCATCCTAGAGCAACACTCAGAACATCCACTAGCAAAGGCTATCGTGGCTAAAGCTGATGAACTGAGCATAGATTTGGAAACACCGGTGAACTTCACAGCACTACCAGGGAAAGGCATTCAGGCAATCTGGAGTGAAATAGTTTATTTAGTTGGTAATCGACGGTTGTTTTCCGAGCAAGGTATTTCCTTATCTGGTGAAGTAGAAACTCTGTTGGCAGAAATTGAACAACTTGGTCAAATTCCGGTAATCGTAGGAACAAAACAAGAAATATTAGGAGCGATCGCGCTGTCTGATGGTATCCGTTTAGAAGCAACAGAAGCCATCCGACAACTCAAGCGACTAGGGTTAAAGCAGCTAGTCATGCTAACAGGCGATCGCGATCGGGTGGCTAGGCAAATTGCCCAACAAGTTGAGATTACAGAATATCGAGCCGAACTCTTACCAGAAGATAAACTCCAAGCAATTCAACAGCTAAGACGTTCTGGGGTGGTAGGTATGATTGGGGATGGGATTAATGATGCACCAGCTCTAGCGGCGGCAGATATCAGTTTTGCTGTGGGTGGAATTGATATTGCCTTAGAAACAGCAGATGTAGTGCTGGTTGGTGGTGACTTGAGACGGCTTGCTTATGCAGTGGATTTAAGTCGTCGAACTGTATCTGTGATTCAACAGAATGTAGTTTTTTCCTTAGTCACTAAAGCTTTATTTCTACTCTTGGGAACGTTGGGTGTTGTTGGGTTAGCGGTAGCCGTCTTAGCAGACACAGGTACTTCCTTATTAGTGACTGCAAATGGAATGCGCTTATTTAAATCAAGAAATAGGGGGGTGTAATACCAATTTGCAATTCGCAATTCGCAATTCGCAATGGACTTCTCTCCGAGACGCTGCGCGAACGTCCCGCTTCGCTAACGCAATAACAGAAGATATTATATTTTGGCGTTGCTGATTAATGGGATGATTTATGTTTCGCGCAAAGGCGCAAAGGCGCAAAAAATCGGTAGGTTCTGGAATAGCAATACAAATTCAAATTTAACCATTTTTTGGGATGCTGAATTTGGTAAAAATTGGCAATTTACGCAGAGATTTGCCTAATTTGTGCTGAACCCAAATTACATCACCGTGTTGCGTGTAGCTTCAGTATCAATTGGCTTAATTAAGTACAAACGTAACATGTTCCAAAAAATCGCCAAAGCAGGCGGGATTCTTTGGCAGAATTTGACAAAATTAGGCAAATTACTATTGTTAATGGCTGCTAGCTTCAGATTATTTTCGGAACACTGTTCTAACCGCCAGAAAAATTCGGGATGATTAGTATTCAAAATTACAGGGAATGCTCTAGCAGAGGTATTATTTGTCTCTTGAATGACTCTTTGATTGTATTTGCGGGGATGGATACCAATGACTTCGTAAAAGCTGGCTCTCTCAAATACTGTCATTGTGTGGGTAGCAAATACAGTTAATAAGAAAAAGCGTATCCATAACTTAGCTTTCCAACTTTTCCATAATTGGGGCTGCGATCGCAATACGGCTTTAAAGAAATCTCCGTGGCGATTTTCGTCTTGACACCAACTCTCAAATTTACGAAACAGAGGATAAAACTGGTATTCTGGATGCTCCTGCATATGCTTATGCACCAAAATATAACGCCAGTAACCAATTTTCTCCGATAGGTAGACGGTGTAAATCACCCACTCTGGCGGGAAAAAAGTATATGTGCGCTTCTTGGTTAAATAATTTAGGTCTAAGGAAAGGTTTAAATCTGCCATCGATTTATTTAAAAATCCCGCATGGCGTGCCTCATCCCGTGCCATATAATTAAAGGCCTCAGCCAATAGGGGATTGCGGTCTTTAATGCGGCGTGATAGCTCTTTAAATAGGAGAAATCCAGAAAACTCCGAAGTGCAAGAACGTTCCAAGAAATCAATAAAGGCGCGGCGTTTTTCCCCTGTAATATGATCCCAATTTTGCTTAAACTCTGCATCTCGAACGAAGTGATGGCGGTTGTAGTCCGCCCGCAGTTCTTCTACAATGGCTCGAATCTCCGCCTCATTGGCTGAAATATCCATCTTCGCCACTGCGTCAAAGTCGGTAGTATAAAACCGGGGTGTTAATAAAGTTTCTTGAACAGGTGCTTTAATTCCTGGCTTCAGAGTTTGTGGCTCTGGGGTTGCAAGGCTATTAACCATGAGACTCCTTACTATAAATGGTTTTATAGTTATATAAACATAAAATGATATTTGTATACATCAGTTAAATTATTGAACTGATTAGGTATTGGGGATTAGTGATTAGGGACTGGGTACTGGGGAATAGAGCAGGATTTCTTGATCAAAAGATATATGTAGTGAAATTAAGCGAAATATAAAAAAATATTAATCTCCGTATAGTTATAAAGCTATTAATAGTTAAATGAGTTTGGGAGATATAAAAATAGTCTGGATTTGCATCAGCAGTGGTAGTTGCTAGATAGAGCGATGCCAATCCTCTCTAAACCCAGAATAACAATCCTCTCCAGTATTGATTGTGAACTGGCAACCATTTTGAGTCTATGAAGGGTGCTGAGTTAAAAGTGCTAGTTACTGAGTTAAAAAATGATGATCTCAATAACTGATCATCAGGTAAACGCCACGCTACCGCTAACAGCACCGGCTAAACGCCGCGCTACCGCTAACACCACTCAGCACTCACCACTAAATCAAGCATCAAGGAAGTAAAAATGAGTAGCAATTTAGCCATTAAATTACGTTCTGGTACTCAAAAAGCTCACACAGCAGCAGAAAATGTGGGATTCATGAAATGCTTTTTGAAGGGGGTTGTAGATAGAGAATGTTTTGCTAAATTTTTAAGCAATCTGTATTTCGTCTACAGTGAACTAGAAACCGCAGTGAAAAGTCATGTCAATAACCCTATAATTGCTGCGGTTTACTTTCCAGAATTGAATCGCCAAGCCGCCTTAGAAAAAGACATGGTGTTTTATTATGGCAGTGAGTGGCGCAATTTGATTACACCTTCTAGTAGCGCACAGGCGTATATTAATCGCCTTCGCCAACTGTCTGCCCATGAACCTGTGTTGTTAATTGGTCACACCTATACACGCTACATGGGCGACCTTTCTGGGGGTCAGATGTTGCAAAAAATTGCTCAGTCAACCCTGAAACTATCTGGCTACGAAGGTACATCTTTCTATAATTTTGACCAGATTCCCGACAAAGCAGCATTTAAAAACAAGTATCGTCAGGCGATGGATTCATTATCTATTGATGATGCCACTGGCGATCGCATTGTTGCTGAAGCCAATATTGCTTTCCAATACAATATGCAAATGGCTAGAGATTTAGAGGGCAATTTAATCAAAGCCATTGGTCAAGTAGTCTTCAATAGCTTGACTCACAACACTAACCCTGGTAGTACCGAAGCACCAGCAACCTGAAAGCAGGGGAAGAAGAAGGAAAAAGGCAAAAGGCAAAATTCAAAAAAGCCATCTTTTACCTTTCTTATGCCCCATTCCCTAATTTGGTTTAAATGAACACATCAGACTCTAGCAGTGAATCTTTAAACTAGAAAATAGCTAGAGCAGAGGCATTTTATTGGCAATTTGTGACCAATCAAACAACAAATTGTAGACCCTACATACCCATAGACCCGACCGTACAGCAAGGCAAAAGTAACAAGTCAAAATTCAAAGTATATTGTGTCATTTCAGATGTTATGGAAGTTACTACTGCACTTCAAATCTCTGATAAAAAGTAGTAATAAATACATTTGAATTGATCAAAATTATCCAAGCTATCTTTTGCCTTTTGACTTTTACCTTTTTGAATGGTCACATTAACCTGGAGGATTTGATGGTTTTTCTGTCGTCTGGAGTCAAATTTGACCTGGAATTGATTCAAAAGTATGACACACCTGCACCAAGGTATACCAGTTACCCAACTGCGACACAGTTAGCTGAAGGATTTACAGAGAGTGATTTTCGGGAGGCGATCGCTAGATCCAATCACAGAAAATCACCTCTTTCTTTATACTTCCATATTCCTTTTTGTCAAAGTGCTTGTTACTTCTGTGGTTGCAATACTGTTATTTCTAATAACAGAAATATTGCTAAACCTTATCTAGAAAATTTAGCACAAGAAATCCAGCATACTGCTTCCTTGATTGACCAAGATAGAAAGGTACTGCAAATTCATTGGGGTGGTGGTACACCTAATTATTTAGATTGTGAGCAAGTAGAATTTTTGTGGAAACAAATTACCCGCAACTTCAACCTTGATCCACAAGCTGAAGTTTCTATTGAGATTAACCCCCGCTACGTTGACGAAGATTACATTTTCTTTCTTAGGGAAATTGGGTTTAATCGCGTTAGCTTCGGTATCCAAGACTTTAATAGCAAAGTACAAGTAGCTGTAAATCGCGTCCAACCAGAAGAGATGTTATATAACGTCATGAGTTGGATTAAAGCGGCTCAGTTTGAAAGTGTAAATGTAGACCTAATTTATGGTTTACCTTATCAAACTTTACAAACATTTCGAGAGACAGTACAGAAGACAGTTGCATTAGATCCGGATCGGATTGTGGTATTTAACTTTGCTTATGTACCTTGGTTGAAACCAGCACAAAAGCATATTCCTGTGGAAGCATTACCCGAACCCCAGGAAAAGCTAGAAATTTTGCAAATGACTATTGAGGAATTGACAAAAAGCCAATATTTATTTATAGGGATGGATCATTTTGCCAAACCTAACGATGAATTAGCGATCGCCCAACGTAACCGCACTCTGCAACGTAACTTTCAAGGCTATACCACCCACGCTGGTACGGATTTATTTGGCTTTGGTGCTACGTCTATTAGCATGTTACATGATGCTTACGTACAAAATCATAAGCAATTAAAAGAATATTATCAAGCAGTTGGTAGTGATACTTTACCAATTAGTAAAGGTGTCAAACTCACCGATGATGATATCTTAAGACGCGATGTGATTATGTGCATTATGTCCAATTTTCAGCTAAATAAGTCAGAAATCGCCGAAAAATACGGTATCAACTTCGATGAGTATTTTGCCCTGGAACTAGAGTTATTAGAGCCATTAGCAGCTGATGGTTTAGTGAATTTATCAACTAACCATATCCAAATTACGGATATTGGTAGATTACTGGTACGAAATGTTGCTGTAGTTTTTGATACCCACAATCAAACACCAGAAAAACATTTCTCCCGTGCCATATAATATCTAATCTGATCCTGTCAGCTTGTGTTCATGGAACATTTTGGTAATTGGTAGCTGGTAATTCCCTTCACTTAATTACCTCTGACCAATTACCGACTGTCATCTCATAATACTCATTAAAATAATTCGTTATCCTGGGATAATTCAGTAACTTCCTAAGCGTAGGCTATTCTGAACTTATTAAGTCTGACATATCTATCTTTTGGCTTCAAAAACTTACTTCATCTGGTGGAAA contains:
- a CDS encoding helix-turn-helix transcriptional regulator yields the protein MNKQQSKKELELVQNADLPKCDTHLVHLDNVRLIQTQILSSDQAQQMAEIFGILADPNRLRLISALASQELCVCDLAALTKMTESAVSHQLRLLKAMRLVNYRREGKNVYYSLADHHIINLYSSLKEHLNE
- a CDS encoding cation-translocating P-type ATPase; this translates as MTQTPSLKTQILQVNGMDCGSCAKTIEVGLQQLRGVTEASVSFATGKVRISYNPEDLGLKTIYDRIQALGYTVEQSAEVESEQKTYSCGCSHDHAHHSDSHSLVEIADTQSLQHNCDHDHDHHQHQDAVSTTPQQSDPTNWKFWITNRRGQGVILTGVGLALGLLAQYLALPIWIARAFYGVGIVIAGYPIARIGFLELRLRRADMNLLMTISVIGALILGDWFEGALVVFLFSLGTTLQVLTFGRTRNAIRALMDLTPPTATVKRGNQEVTVPVENVQVGEILTVRPGGRVALDGIVVSGSSAIDQSPITGESIPEDKEAGDTVFAGTLNQSGFLEIKVTHTVKDTTVAKIIHLVETAQGSRAPSQQWVDKFAGVYTPIVIVIAIAIALIPPLVFAQPGNVWFYRALVMLVIACPCALVISTPVSIVSAIGAATRQGVLFKGGNALETAGHLTTLAFDKTGTITQGLPIVQKIYSLGNHSTHQVLQIAAILEQHSEHPLAKAIVAKADELSIDLETPVNFTALPGKGIQAIWSEIVYLVGNRRLFSEQGISLSGEVETLLAEIEQLGQIPVIVGTKQEILGAIALSDGIRLEATEAIRQLKRLGLKQLVMLTGDRDRVARQIAQQVEITEYRAELLPEDKLQAIQQLRRSGVVGMIGDGINDAPALAAADISFAVGGIDIALETADVVLVGGDLRRLAYAVDLSRRTVSVIQQNVVFSLVTKALFLLLGTLGVVGLAVAVLADTGTSLLVTANGMRLFKSRNRGV
- the acsF gene encoding magnesium-protoporphyrin IX monomethyl ester (oxidative) cyclase, translated to MVNSLATPEPQTLKPGIKAPVQETLLTPRFYTTDFDAVAKMDISANEAEIRAIVEELRADYNRHHFVRDAEFKQNWDHITGEKRRAFIDFLERSCTSEFSGFLLFKELSRRIKDRNPLLAEAFNYMARDEARHAGFLNKSMADLNLSLDLNYLTKKRTYTFFPPEWVIYTVYLSEKIGYWRYILVHKHMQEHPEYQFYPLFRKFESWCQDENRHGDFFKAVLRSQPQLWKSWKAKLWIRFFLLTVFATHTMTVFERASFYEVIGIHPRKYNQRVIQETNNTSARAFPVILNTNHPEFFWRLEQCSENNLKLAAINNSNLPNFVKFCQRIPPALAIFWNMLRLYLIKPIDTEATRNTVM
- a CDS encoding heme oxygenase (biliverdin-producing), yielding MSSNLAIKLRSGTQKAHTAAENVGFMKCFLKGVVDRECFAKFLSNLYFVYSELETAVKSHVNNPIIAAVYFPELNRQAALEKDMVFYYGSEWRNLITPSSSAQAYINRLRQLSAHEPVLLIGHTYTRYMGDLSGGQMLQKIAQSTLKLSGYEGTSFYNFDQIPDKAAFKNKYRQAMDSLSIDDATGDRIVAEANIAFQYNMQMARDLEGNLIKAIGQVVFNSLTHNTNPGSTEAPAT
- the hemN gene encoding oxygen-independent coproporphyrinogen III oxidase — encoded protein: MVFLSSGVKFDLELIQKYDTPAPRYTSYPTATQLAEGFTESDFREAIARSNHRKSPLSLYFHIPFCQSACYFCGCNTVISNNRNIAKPYLENLAQEIQHTASLIDQDRKVLQIHWGGGTPNYLDCEQVEFLWKQITRNFNLDPQAEVSIEINPRYVDEDYIFFLREIGFNRVSFGIQDFNSKVQVAVNRVQPEEMLYNVMSWIKAAQFESVNVDLIYGLPYQTLQTFRETVQKTVALDPDRIVVFNFAYVPWLKPAQKHIPVEALPEPQEKLEILQMTIEELTKSQYLFIGMDHFAKPNDELAIAQRNRTLQRNFQGYTTHAGTDLFGFGATSISMLHDAYVQNHKQLKEYYQAVGSDTLPISKGVKLTDDDILRRDVIMCIMSNFQLNKSEIAEKYGINFDEYFALELELLEPLAADGLVNLSTNHIQITDIGRLLVRNVAVVFDTHNQTPEKHFSRAI